One window from the genome of Pseudoliparis swirei isolate HS2019 ecotype Mariana Trench chromosome 24, NWPU_hadal_v1, whole genome shotgun sequence encodes:
- the LOC130189752 gene encoding E3 ubiquitin-protein ligase TRIM47-like yields the protein MASANILLSEDQFLCSVCLDVFTDPVTTPCGHNFCKKCINDYWNTNNQNMCPLCQKVFLSRPELLVNTLFSEMDSQFRQSTQQKASSSSSEQQESRPGEVPCDVCTGTKLKALKSCLVCLESYCETHLEPHLSRRGLKRHQLMDPVENLEDRMCLKHDKPLELFCRTDQTCVCMLCTVLDHKMHNVVPLKQECEGKKVELQKTEAETQEMIQKRRLKIQEVQHNVKLSEEDADREKAEGVLVFTGLKESVERKLKELITTIEEKQRSTKKQAEDAIREMEQEISDLMKRSTEVEK from the exons atggcttctgcaaacattctgctgtctgaagatcagttcctgtgctccgtctgtctggatgtgttcactgatccagtcacaacaccatgtggacacaacttctgcaaaaagtgcatcaatgattactggaataccaacaaccagaacatgtgtccactgtgtcaaaaggttttcttatcaagacctgagctgctcgtCAACACTTTGTTCTCTGAGATGgattctcagttcagacagtcgactcagcagaaagccagcagcagcagctcagagcaacaagagtccagaccaggagaagttccctgtgacgtctgcactggaaccaaactgaaggccctgaagtcctgcctggtgtgtctggagtcctactgtgagactcacctggagcctcacctgtcaaGACGaggcctgaagagacatcagctgatggaccctgtggagaacctggaagacaggatgtgtctgaagcacgataaacctctggagctgttctgtaggaccgaccagacgtgtgtctgcatgctctgcactgtgttggaccacaagatgcacaatgttgttcctctgaaacaagaatgtgaaggaaagaaggtggagctgcagaagacagaggctgaaactcaggagatgatccagaagagacgcctgaagattcaggaggtccaacacaacgtgaagctcagtgaggaagatgcagaccgagagaaagcagaaggtgttctggtcttcactggtctgaaggagtctgtggagaggaaactgaaggagctcatcactacgatagaagagaagcagagaagcaccaagaaacaggctgaagacgccatcagagagatggaacaggagatctctgatctgatgaagaggagcactgaggtggagaa gtag